Proteins from a genomic interval of Oceanidesulfovibrio indonesiensis:
- the trpB gene encoding tryptophan synthase subunit beta — MNHHQKTAAEAAAYFGRFGGKFVPELLIPPLTELEEAMRTIMVSEEFRNELALLLRDYVGRPSPLYRCPNLSRELGFDLFLKREDLNHTGAHKVNNTIGQALLTKYMGKPVLLAETGAGQHGVATATAAAMMGLECIVYMGAKDVVRQSHNVLRMELLGAKVMPVESGTKTLKDATNAALRHWIAEQETTHYCLGSVVGPHPFPTLVRDLQAVIGREIRAQSLDQAGGLPDYVVACVGGGSNAIGAFYEFVNDESVKLVGVEAAGSGEPGCFSSASINLGTPGVLHGSLTMLLQTKEGQILPSHSVAPGLDYPGVGPEHAWLHESGRGLYASVNDDQAIEAFNTLCRKEGIIPALESSHALAWVLSNRDSIPAGSRVVVNLSGRGDKDLGIVEEIIAARREDA, encoded by the coding sequence ATGAATCATCACCAAAAAACGGCCGCCGAGGCGGCCGCTTACTTCGGGCGTTTCGGCGGCAAGTTCGTGCCCGAGCTGCTCATACCGCCGCTTACCGAGTTGGAAGAGGCCATGCGCACCATCATGGTGAGCGAGGAGTTCCGGAATGAACTGGCCCTGCTCCTGCGGGACTACGTGGGCCGGCCCTCCCCGCTGTACCGCTGCCCCAACCTCTCCAGAGAACTCGGCTTCGACCTCTTCCTCAAGCGCGAGGACCTGAACCACACCGGCGCGCACAAGGTGAACAACACCATAGGCCAGGCCCTGCTCACCAAATACATGGGCAAGCCGGTGCTGCTGGCCGAGACAGGCGCCGGACAGCATGGCGTGGCCACGGCCACGGCCGCCGCCATGATGGGCCTGGAGTGCATCGTGTACATGGGCGCCAAGGACGTTGTCCGCCAGTCGCACAACGTGCTGCGCATGGAGCTTCTGGGAGCGAAGGTCATGCCCGTGGAGAGCGGCACCAAGACCCTGAAGGACGCCACCAACGCCGCCTTGCGCCACTGGATAGCCGAGCAGGAGACCACGCACTACTGCCTGGGCTCAGTGGTCGGCCCACACCCGTTCCCCACCCTTGTGCGCGACCTGCAGGCTGTCATCGGCCGAGAGATCAGGGCGCAATCACTGGATCAGGCCGGCGGCCTGCCGGATTACGTGGTCGCCTGCGTGGGCGGCGGCTCCAACGCCATCGGCGCGTTTTACGAATTCGTCAACGACGAGTCCGTAAAGCTCGTGGGGGTGGAAGCCGCCGGTTCCGGCGAGCCCGGCTGTTTCAGCTCCGCGAGCATCAACCTGGGCACCCCCGGCGTTCTGCACGGCTCGCTCACCATGCTTCTGCAGACCAAAGAAGGCCAGATCCTGCCTTCGCACTCCGTGGCCCCAGGCCTGGACTACCCCGGCGTGGGACCGGAACACGCCTGGCTGCACGAATCCGGCCGCGGCTTGTATGCATCCGTGAACGACGACCAGGCCATCGAGGCATTCAACACGCTGTGCCGCAAGGAAGGCATCATCCCGGCCCTGGAGTCCTCTCACGCCCTGGCCTGGGTATTGTCGAACAGGGACTCCATACCGGCCGGCAGCCGTGTCGTGGTGAATCTCTCCGGACGCGGGGACAAGGATCTGGGAATCGTCGAAGAAATAATCGCCGCGCGCAGGGAGGATGCATAG
- the trpA gene encoding tryptophan synthase subunit alpha, with protein sequence MAQSRLEQRIRAANAAGRKALIPFLPGGYPERGRFWNEITALDEAGADIIEIGVPFSDPVADGPVVEEASLACIESGVCLEWILRELMTRRSRIRAEIVLMGYMNPFYQYGLQRFAADAAEAGVAGIIIPDVPLEEASEFRTELDKVDIALIPLIGLNTPRERMEQYAAVSSGFVYLVSVLGITGARDSLPEKVRGKLAEAREAFDLPLALGFGIKTPAQLEPFAEHLDAVVFGSALIQHIREGKDAADFMQRWR encoded by the coding sequence ATGGCGCAATCACGACTGGAACAACGCATCCGAGCAGCTAACGCGGCCGGCCGCAAGGCCCTCATCCCCTTCCTGCCCGGCGGCTATCCGGAACGCGGCCGCTTCTGGAATGAGATAACCGCTCTGGACGAGGCCGGCGCCGACATTATCGAGATTGGCGTGCCCTTCTCCGACCCCGTGGCCGACGGCCCGGTGGTGGAGGAAGCCTCCTTGGCCTGCATCGAATCCGGCGTCTGTCTGGAATGGATCCTCCGGGAGCTCATGACCCGGCGATCCAGGATCCGGGCCGAAATAGTGCTCATGGGCTACATGAACCCTTTTTACCAATACGGGCTGCAGCGCTTCGCCGCGGACGCGGCCGAGGCCGGCGTGGCCGGCATCATCATTCCGGACGTGCCCCTGGAAGAAGCGAGCGAGTTCCGCACCGAACTGGACAAGGTGGACATCGCCCTCATCCCGCTCATCGGCCTGAACACCCCGCGCGAACGCATGGAGCAGTACGCCGCGGTGTCGTCCGGGTTCGTCTATCTGGTGAGCGTGCTGGGCATTACCGGCGCGCGCGACTCGCTGCCGGAGAAAGTCCGCGGCAAGCTGGCCGAGGCGCGGGAGGCGTTCGACCTGCCTCTGGCTCTGGGCTTCGGCATCAAGACGCCGGCGCAGCTCGAACCATTCGCCGAGCACCTGGACGCCGTGGTTTTCGGCTCCGCGCTCATCCAGCACATCCGCGAGGGCAAGGACGCCGCCGACTTCATGCAACGTTGGCGCTGA
- a CDS encoding phosphoribosylanthranilate isomerase, whose amino-acid sequence MSTCGDVMLKVCGVTNQEDADACRAIGASLVGFIFHPESRRNVTPEQVRAIETPRIMRVGVFVDQSPDEILHIMDTAGLHLAQLHGDQDVDFCRTVGRNRVMRAFWPERYDSREALERDLIRYENCCRFYLFDAGSSGGGHGRPFDASWLKGLCSLKTWFLAGGLGPDNICEAVTSCDPCGIDLSSGVEASPGIKDHDKLNALRSALDGMMRNPNQHCGDF is encoded by the coding sequence ATGAGTACGTGCGGAGATGTCATGCTCAAGGTCTGCGGCGTCACCAACCAGGAAGATGCGGATGCCTGCCGCGCCATCGGCGCGTCTCTCGTCGGATTCATCTTCCATCCCGAAAGCCGGCGCAATGTGACGCCGGAGCAGGTGCGCGCCATAGAAACGCCCCGCATCATGCGCGTGGGCGTGTTCGTGGACCAGTCGCCTGACGAGATTCTGCACATCATGGACACCGCCGGCCTGCATCTGGCCCAGTTGCACGGGGACCAGGACGTCGACTTCTGCCGGACCGTCGGACGCAACCGCGTCATGCGCGCGTTTTGGCCGGAACGCTACGACTCGCGCGAGGCGCTGGAAAGGGACCTGATCCGCTACGAGAACTGCTGCCGCTTCTACCTTTTCGATGCCGGCTCATCCGGCGGCGGGCACGGCCGGCCCTTCGACGCCTCCTGGCTCAAGGGTCTGTGCTCGCTGAAGACATGGTTCCTGGCCGGCGGCCTTGGACCGGACAACATATGCGAGGCCGTGACCTCCTGCGACCCGTGCGGCATCGACCTCTCATCGGGCGTGGAGGCATCCCCCGGCATCAAGGATCATGACAAACTGAACGCACTGCGCAGTGCCCTGGACGGCATGATGCGCAATCCAAATCAACATTGCGGAGATTTCTGA
- a CDS encoding HD-GYP domain-containing protein codes for MKTPQSTEYPIHVDQLCVGVYVRLEDSDAKAPLLWRNGFKIKSEKQIEKLKNIGFTEVIAVLDKSDRFPLPADPEPEPVSEPVRRPKFKTPVSKELSSLKEETLRRNKERRERFKRCETMYDASVGRVAQLLRQVSGKSEDAAREAAGVVGVMVETFLADRDVLVNLINTQPTEELRHYHALNVCVLSLMMGKEVKLSEEQMHALGMGALLHDVGKGRMPVSQLSRGRATAMKHAVERYYQQHPAMGAKIAQDLPLFPPQGVPAILHHHEAMDGSGFPKGLSGSQIAPLARVVAVANLYDNLCNVGVGDEDESPLTPHEALKHIYNKRRNAVDGRLLSVFIRCIGVYPPGTVVQLSNGLVGMVVSINPLKSSRPAVMVYHAEIPKREALIVDLRIEEELQIEKTIRPEELPREVFKYLSPSRRIGYYADSMAAT; via the coding sequence ATGAAAACGCCACAAAGTACGGAGTACCCCATCCATGTGGACCAGTTGTGCGTAGGCGTGTACGTGCGTCTGGAGGATTCTGACGCCAAAGCGCCCCTGCTGTGGCGCAACGGCTTCAAGATCAAAAGCGAAAAGCAGATTGAGAAGCTGAAGAACATCGGCTTCACCGAGGTCATCGCCGTCCTGGACAAGAGCGACCGCTTTCCCCTGCCCGCAGACCCGGAGCCTGAGCCCGTATCGGAGCCTGTCCGGCGTCCAAAATTCAAGACACCCGTCTCCAAAGAGTTGTCGTCCCTCAAAGAGGAAACCTTGCGCCGCAACAAGGAACGCCGTGAGCGGTTCAAACGCTGCGAGACCATGTACGACGCCTCGGTCGGCCGCGTGGCGCAGCTTTTGCGCCAGGTGTCCGGCAAGAGCGAGGACGCGGCCAGAGAAGCCGCCGGCGTTGTCGGCGTCATGGTGGAGACCTTTCTGGCCGACCGCGACGTGCTGGTGAATCTTATCAATACACAGCCTACCGAGGAACTGCGCCATTATCACGCGCTCAACGTCTGCGTGCTTTCGCTGATGATGGGCAAGGAGGTCAAACTTTCCGAAGAGCAGATGCACGCCCTGGGCATGGGAGCGCTGCTGCATGATGTGGGCAAGGGCCGCATGCCGGTTTCGCAGCTTTCCCGTGGCCGCGCCACGGCCATGAAACATGCGGTGGAGCGCTACTATCAGCAGCACCCGGCCATGGGCGCCAAAATCGCCCAGGACCTGCCCCTGTTCCCGCCGCAGGGCGTGCCGGCTATCCTCCACCATCACGAGGCCATGGACGGCAGCGGTTTCCCCAAAGGGCTTTCCGGCAGCCAGATAGCGCCGCTCGCCCGGGTCGTGGCGGTTGCGAACCTCTATGACAACCTTTGCAACGTCGGCGTTGGGGACGAAGACGAGAGCCCCCTCACTCCGCACGAGGCGCTCAAACACATCTACAACAAGCGCCGCAACGCCGTGGACGGCCGGTTGCTCTCCGTGTTCATCCGCTGCATCGGCGTATACCCGCCGGGCACGGTGGTGCAGCTTTCCAACGGTCTGGTCGGCATGGTCGTGTCCATCAACCCGCTCAAGTCCTCGCGGCCGGCAGTCATGGTATACCACGCGGAGATTCCGAAGAGGGAAGCGCTTATTGTGGATCTGCGCATCGAGGAGGAGTTGCAGATAGAAAAGACCATCCGGCCGGAAGAACTGCCGCGCGAAGTGTTCAAATACCTGAGTCCCAGCCGCAGGATCGGCTACTATGCGGACTCCATGGCCGCGACCTGA
- a CDS encoding acetate uptake transporter: MAETRVVDTTANPAPLGLLGFGMTTVLLNIHNAGFFPIDSMILAMGIFYGGVAQIIAGIMEWRKGNTFATTAFTSYGLFWLTLVGLILIPRMGLDVAGPAADAAMPAYLVMWGIFTAVLFRGTWRISRALQFVFASLTVLFFLLALGDATGSETITRLAGWEGILCGASAMYTGLAQILNELEGKEIWPLGVVKK; encoded by the coding sequence ATGGCTGAGACAAGAGTGGTGGATACAACAGCAAATCCCGCCCCCCTGGGGCTGTTGGGCTTCGGGATGACGACGGTTCTGCTCAATATCCACAATGCCGGCTTTTTCCCGATCGATTCGATGATTCTCGCCATGGGCATCTTCTATGGCGGCGTGGCGCAAATCATCGCGGGGATCATGGAATGGCGTAAAGGAAACACCTTTGCGACCACTGCCTTTACAAGTTACGGCCTGTTCTGGCTGACGCTTGTGGGTCTGATCTTGATACCCAGGATGGGGCTGGACGTGGCAGGCCCGGCCGCCGACGCCGCCATGCCGGCTTATCTGGTCATGTGGGGTATCTTCACGGCCGTTTTGTTCCGCGGAACCTGGCGGATAAGTCGGGCCCTGCAGTTCGTTTTCGCTTCGTTGACCGTGCTGTTTTTCCTCCTGGCGCTCGGCGATGCGACGGGCAGCGAAACCATCACCCGCCTTGCCGGGTGGGAAGGCATCCTGTGCGGCGCTTCAGCCATGTACACCGGTCTGGCTCAGATTCTGAACGAACTGGAAGGCAAAGAAATCTGGCCACTTGGAGTCGTGAAGAAATAA
- the hypE gene encoding hydrogenase expression/formation protein HypE, giving the protein MDKLLLDAGSGGLASHRLVAELFLKHFDNPVLAAMNDAAFLEGDAEGRPLAMSTDAYTVDPPEFPGGDIGSLAIHGTVNDVAMLGAEPRWITCAFILEEGLDMAFLERVVRSMDKAARDAGVIIAAGDTKVVPRGAVDRIFITTTGVGPVLVDPAPMGHRAAPGDVVLLSGSVGDHGLTVLGTREGLSFQADVQSDSAALNHIVKDLVTELPEVHVLRDPTRGGLATTLNEIAGQSSAVIRVEEKAIPISPAVASGCSFLGLDPLYLANEGKLLCILPGQYAEAALEIMRRHEAGAGAVRIGQVEDPDGATYGRAGQVVLTTTLGGSRLLSMLEGEQLPRIC; this is encoded by the coding sequence ATGGACAAGCTCCTGTTGGACGCCGGCAGCGGCGGCCTCGCCTCGCATCGGCTGGTGGCCGAACTTTTCCTCAAGCATTTCGACAACCCTGTGCTCGCGGCCATGAACGACGCCGCTTTTCTGGAGGGCGACGCAGAAGGGCGTCCCCTGGCCATGTCCACGGACGCCTACACCGTGGACCCGCCCGAGTTTCCGGGCGGCGACATCGGTTCGCTGGCCATTCACGGCACGGTCAACGACGTGGCCATGCTCGGCGCCGAGCCGCGCTGGATTACCTGCGCCTTCATTCTGGAAGAAGGGCTCGACATGGCGTTCCTGGAGCGTGTTGTCCGGTCCATGGACAAAGCAGCCAGGGATGCCGGAGTGATCATTGCGGCCGGTGACACCAAGGTCGTGCCCCGCGGCGCTGTGGATCGCATCTTCATCACCACTACGGGCGTGGGGCCCGTGCTTGTCGATCCGGCGCCCATGGGCCACCGGGCAGCGCCGGGGGACGTGGTCCTGCTCTCCGGCTCGGTTGGCGACCACGGCCTCACCGTCCTCGGAACGCGCGAGGGCCTCTCTTTCCAGGCGGACGTGCAGAGCGATTCCGCGGCGCTGAACCACATCGTCAAAGACCTCGTGACCGAGTTGCCGGAAGTCCATGTGCTGCGCGACCCCACCCGCGGCGGCCTGGCTACCACGCTTAATGAGATCGCCGGCCAGTCGTCCGCCGTTATCCGCGTGGAGGAGAAGGCTATTCCCATTTCACCGGCGGTCGCCTCCGGCTGCTCCTTCCTGGGGCTCGATCCTCTGTACCTGGCCAACGAAGGCAAGCTTCTTTGCATTCTGCCCGGGCAATACGCCGAGGCCGCCCTGGAGATCATGCGGCGGCACGAAGCCGGCGCAGGCGCCGTGCGCATTGGTCAGGTGGAGGATCCGGACGGAGCCACGTATGGCCGCGCCGGGCAGGTCGTGCTGACCACCACGCTGGGCGGTTCGCGCCTCCTCTCCATGCTTGAAGGTGAGCAGCTACCGCGTATCTGCTGA
- a CDS encoding class I adenylate cyclase, with the protein MPASLADIIARLRDIRRSGATSEKQLVSQLQSAMDEAFARLEQISEGSERAVLSGGLAYALSSLAPRLQETRFLGQLLSRLLETGPLGEILCLRILREATMTMERLAAVLGMCEPHQQLALANRFFRNPTDMDRRRLAWAVATVRRIQADDPEETLMFLDRLEARDGELACPVQRELMRGRFGVWVLDLLRMELDDEQLAYMARIVGALGAPSLARELARRLADAESVEALEAMLGAVGRAGEPRSAKLVEAIRPYLAHARPRVRYAALEALQNLRAAGALADDAEFIQQQHQQLLCRMLAQFSAGEYRKAMAALDPVDRQEAVFRLTAMVRRLDGDWLEATAERQARRSDANQEAMELVLRAFGEFAASQPTYRPRPTNIGKQPVLAGKAPLKAAEADQPVASGMAPVPDSAGVMSGRKVRDAKLCGNDQSGAEIVSAAYRNSTIESSDFTGARLEATRFQGCTFRNVDFTEARLTTVSFSGCAFIDCLFEGSLFEAVSFRDCRFTNTHMTEAKARRLRLVDTSLSECDVGGAILEGLEAESTSFGGCHFGAASLLRGVFSGVEFAECCFADVLMLDMQLNDVEVVACSFGGSRFHNIRGGEPVFRGQEERTRRAAVERMLSDVAMEPPPALSSSEGQQFLHALLWRWLFENDARRRLRAFRQMNRNRRLWASAMLRGESRDLLALLPALVEAPEAPGAALPPLGCAIAGHTSNRTVRTLMEQHGLTRPDRGAQNTLRIEALYAIGSTGTIAQDRSSDLDLWVCYDKNHLSELHARALRTKLAAIEQWAWSTFGLEVHFFLMDLQAIHENDFGYSDEESAGSTQALLLKEEFYRTAMLLAGRPPSWWATAPRLGKEQYASCQTLLNESVSLQGEDFLDLGVMEAIPRDEYFGAALWQIVKALKSPFKSILKIALLDKYSTGEERRMLLCETIKEALFDGRCDLWEVDPYAVMFREVFEHYHARGNKEACDLLRLAFNKKTGLTLAVVASDKAFAMRGYSYLEYFFPYSEATIAGRLERRLGEDEEDSEDTFAALVAAGDRILRFMLNAYAAVQERLAGTGPSARVSPEDMTTMGRRIAARLAPGPNKVLPLPFIRMRPGMLTGLEFSWQPTGKSESVWSVRAEFPKREGGKPAPETLRSEKSPEELAAWLVANEIYDPSVLLTAQSLEPPLSIPDMQNLLSDLREFFPVPRIFDPPVRAGLQDERAARVFVTVNLTIPREVRRISRIAVVWSTTWGQLFCKARLPATEKLRSDPFGELVKAMGMPMAPKPAVMFHVPHKAHCPAVRLLNT; encoded by the coding sequence ATGCCTGCTTCACTTGCCGACATCATAGCCCGCCTTCGCGACATCCGCCGCAGCGGCGCAACATCCGAAAAGCAGCTCGTCAGTCAACTGCAATCCGCGATGGACGAAGCTTTCGCCCGACTGGAACAGATTTCCGAGGGATCGGAGCGCGCTGTGCTCTCGGGCGGTCTGGCGTATGCCCTGAGCTCGCTCGCGCCGCGTTTGCAGGAAACCAGATTTCTGGGCCAGTTGCTGAGCCGGCTTCTGGAGACAGGCCCCCTGGGCGAGATTCTGTGCCTGCGCATCCTGCGCGAAGCCACCATGACCATGGAGCGTCTCGCCGCCGTGCTCGGCATGTGCGAGCCCCATCAGCAGCTCGCCCTGGCGAATCGGTTTTTCCGGAACCCTACGGACATGGACCGTAGACGTCTGGCCTGGGCCGTGGCCACCGTGCGCCGCATCCAGGCCGATGATCCGGAAGAAACGCTCATGTTTCTTGACCGGCTGGAAGCCCGCGACGGGGAACTCGCATGTCCTGTTCAGCGTGAGTTGATGCGCGGCCGCTTCGGGGTCTGGGTTCTCGATCTGCTGCGCATGGAGCTGGACGACGAGCAACTGGCGTACATGGCGCGCATCGTGGGCGCGCTTGGTGCGCCCAGCCTGGCGCGAGAGCTTGCTCGCAGGCTTGCCGATGCGGAGTCCGTCGAGGCGCTGGAAGCAATGCTCGGGGCCGTCGGCCGGGCAGGAGAGCCGCGATCCGCGAAGTTGGTCGAAGCTATCCGGCCGTATCTGGCCCATGCCAGGCCCCGTGTGCGGTACGCCGCACTCGAAGCGTTGCAGAATCTCCGCGCTGCAGGCGCTTTGGCTGACGATGCCGAATTCATCCAGCAGCAGCATCAACAGCTATTATGCCGCATGCTGGCGCAATTCTCCGCCGGCGAGTACCGCAAGGCCATGGCGGCACTTGATCCCGTGGACCGGCAGGAAGCGGTGTTCCGGCTCACGGCCATGGTCCGCAGGTTGGACGGCGACTGGCTGGAGGCCACGGCCGAGCGTCAGGCCCGCAGGAGTGATGCGAATCAGGAGGCCATGGAACTTGTGCTGCGGGCGTTCGGCGAGTTCGCGGCCTCGCAGCCCACATACCGGCCCAGGCCCACCAACATCGGCAAGCAACCTGTGCTTGCAGGCAAAGCGCCTTTGAAGGCCGCGGAAGCTGATCAGCCCGTCGCTTCGGGAATGGCCCCAGTGCCGGACTCGGCCGGGGTGATGTCCGGCCGCAAAGTCAGGGATGCGAAGCTATGCGGAAATGATCAATCCGGAGCGGAGATTGTCAGCGCCGCGTACAGGAATTCGACCATCGAATCGAGTGATTTCACCGGAGCGCGGCTGGAAGCGACTCGATTCCAAGGCTGCACATTCCGGAACGTGGATTTCACCGAAGCCCGGTTGACCACAGTGAGCTTCTCGGGCTGCGCATTCATCGACTGCCTCTTTGAAGGCTCGTTGTTCGAAGCCGTTTCGTTCCGGGACTGCCGCTTCACGAACACGCACATGACCGAAGCCAAGGCCAGGCGGTTGCGCCTGGTGGATACTTCGCTTTCGGAGTGCGACGTGGGCGGCGCAATCCTTGAAGGTCTGGAAGCGGAGAGCACAAGCTTTGGCGGCTGCCACTTCGGAGCGGCCTCGCTCCTGCGCGGCGTCTTTTCCGGCGTGGAGTTCGCGGAATGCTGCTTCGCAGATGTTCTGATGCTGGATATGCAGTTGAACGACGTGGAAGTTGTGGCCTGCTCTTTTGGCGGCAGCCGGTTTCATAACATTCGGGGCGGGGAGCCCGTGTTTCGGGGGCAGGAAGAACGGACCAGACGCGCCGCCGTGGAACGGATGCTGAGCGATGTCGCCATGGAGCCGCCGCCGGCGCTTTCCAGTTCGGAGGGTCAGCAGTTCCTCCATGCCCTGCTCTGGCGCTGGTTGTTCGAGAACGATGCCCGCAGAAGGCTGCGCGCGTTCCGGCAGATGAACCGCAACCGACGTCTCTGGGCATCGGCAATGCTCCGGGGCGAGTCGCGCGACCTGCTGGCGCTGCTGCCTGCGCTGGTGGAAGCGCCGGAGGCGCCCGGGGCCGCGCTCCCGCCGCTTGGTTGCGCGATTGCCGGCCACACGTCCAACAGGACCGTGCGGACCCTGATGGAGCAGCATGGATTGACCCGACCGGACCGCGGGGCGCAAAACACTCTGCGCATCGAAGCGCTGTACGCCATCGGCTCCACCGGCACCATTGCGCAGGATCGCTCCTCGGACCTGGATCTGTGGGTCTGCTACGACAAGAACCATCTGTCCGAGCTGCATGCTCGGGCTTTGCGGACCAAGCTCGCCGCCATCGAGCAGTGGGCGTGGTCCACGTTCGGCCTGGAGGTCCACTTCTTCCTCATGGACCTCCAGGCCATCCACGAAAACGACTTCGGCTATTCGGACGAGGAAAGCGCAGGTTCCACCCAGGCGCTGCTGCTCAAGGAGGAGTTCTACCGCACCGCCATGCTCCTTGCCGGAAGACCTCCATCGTGGTGGGCTACGGCGCCGCGTCTCGGCAAGGAACAGTATGCGTCCTGCCAGACACTATTGAACGAGTCGGTTTCCTTGCAGGGCGAGGATTTTCTCGATCTCGGAGTCATGGAGGCAATCCCGCGGGACGAGTATTTCGGCGCAGCGCTGTGGCAGATCGTCAAGGCGCTCAAGAGTCCGTTCAAATCGATCCTCAAGATTGCGTTGCTGGACAAATACTCCACAGGCGAGGAGCGGCGTATGCTGCTCTGCGAGACCATCAAGGAGGCGCTGTTCGACGGCCGGTGCGACCTCTGGGAGGTGGACCCCTACGCCGTGATGTTCCGGGAGGTCTTCGAGCATTATCACGCCCGGGGCAATAAAGAAGCGTGTGACCTCTTGCGTCTGGCCTTCAACAAGAAGACCGGCCTCACCCTGGCCGTGGTCGCGTCGGACAAGGCGTTCGCCATGCGTGGCTACAGCTATCTGGAATATTTTTTTCCGTATAGCGAAGCGACCATTGCAGGTCGTCTGGAAAGACGGCTGGGCGAGGACGAAGAGGACAGCGAAGACACCTTCGCGGCCTTGGTCGCCGCGGGAGACCGTATTCTGCGTTTCATGCTGAACGCTTACGCCGCAGTGCAGGAGAGGTTGGCCGGAACCGGCCCGAGTGCGCGGGTAAGCCCGGAGGACATGACCACGATGGGCCGGCGCATCGCCGCGCGACTGGCGCCCGGTCCGAACAAGGTTCTGCCCCTGCCGTTCATCCGGATGCGGCCGGGCATGCTCACAGGGCTGGAGTTTTCCTGGCAGCCTACCGGCAAGAGCGAGTCCGTATGGAGTGTACGCGCCGAATTCCCCAAGCGCGAAGGCGGCAAGCCTGCGCCGGAGACGTTGCGCAGCGAGAAAAGCCCGGAAGAGCTGGCGGCATGGCTGGTAGCGAACGAGATATACGACCCCTCCGTGCTTCTCACGGCCCAGAGCCTGGAGCCGCCGCTTTCCATTCCGGACATGCAGAACCTGCTGAGTGATTTGCGGGAATTCTTCCCGGTGCCGCGGATATTCGATCCACCCGTGCGTGCGGGATTGCAGGATGAACGCGCCGCGAGGGTGTTCGTTACCGTGAACCTGACCATCCCGCGGGAGGTCAGGCGCATCTCGCGCATCGCCGTGGTCTGGTCCACTACGTGGGGACAGTTGTTCTGCAAGGCCAGGCTTCCGGCCACGGAGAAGCTGCGCAGCGACCCGTTCGGAGAGCTGGTCAAGGCCATGGGAATGCCCATGGCCCCGAAGCCAGCAGTGATGTTCCATGTGCCGCACAAGGCGCATTGTCCTGCGGTGCGGTTATTGAATACCTGA
- the hypD gene encoding hydrogenase formation protein HypD — MDFLQEFSDPELCKALIGQLVDECDKPFRFMEVCGTHTVAIFRSGLRSLLPDTIVHVSGPGCPVCVTHESEVELYLEMACRRDTITATFGDLMKVPGAGGACLKTAQAEGARIEIVYSPFDALTLARKNPDKKIVFLGIGFETTAPTIAATVKMAREQNIDNFLVLSFHKLVPPALKGLLDDPEIGVDGFLLPGHVSTIIGLEPYRFIASEYGIPGAIAGFDPIDVLKGLLAIVRMHKEGKPAVTNEYRRAVSDKGNPTAVAVMEEVFEQADAQWRGIGIIPGSGLVFRDDWKDFDAAAVLGLVQKPAPPLPGCKCGDVLKGKIRPDECPLFKKRCTPATPVGPCMVSTEGSCAAYFKYHIES; from the coding sequence TTGGATTTTCTCCAGGAATTTTCCGATCCCGAATTGTGTAAGGCGCTTATTGGCCAGCTCGTGGACGAGTGCGACAAGCCGTTTCGCTTCATGGAGGTCTGCGGAACCCATACGGTGGCCATCTTCCGCAGCGGTTTGCGTTCGCTTCTCCCGGACACCATAGTCCACGTGTCCGGGCCGGGCTGCCCGGTGTGTGTCACCCATGAGTCCGAGGTGGAGCTCTACCTTGAGATGGCTTGCCGCCGCGACACCATCACCGCCACGTTCGGCGATCTCATGAAGGTTCCGGGGGCCGGCGGCGCCTGCCTCAAAACGGCTCAAGCCGAGGGCGCGCGCATCGAGATCGTCTACTCACCATTCGATGCCCTCACTCTGGCGCGCAAAAATCCGGACAAGAAGATCGTCTTCCTCGGCATCGGGTTCGAGACCACCGCGCCCACCATCGCCGCCACGGTGAAGATGGCCAGAGAACAGAATATCGACAACTTTCTGGTGTTGAGCTTCCACAAGCTTGTGCCGCCGGCGCTCAAGGGCTTGCTGGACGACCCCGAGATCGGCGTGGACGGGTTCCTGTTGCCGGGGCATGTGTCCACCATCATCGGCCTGGAGCCGTACCGCTTCATCGCGTCCGAATACGGCATCCCCGGGGCCATTGCCGGATTCGATCCCATCGACGTGCTCAAGGGCCTGCTTGCTATCGTTCGTATGCACAAGGAAGGCAAGCCCGCGGTGACCAACGAGTATCGCCGTGCCGTATCAGACAAGGGAAACCCCACGGCCGTGGCGGTCATGGAAGAAGTTTTCGAACAGGCCGACGCCCAGTGGCGGGGCATTGGCATCATTCCCGGTTCCGGCCTCGTGTTCCGCGACGACTGGAAAGACTTCGACGCCGCCGCAGTGCTGGGCCTGGTGCAGAAGCCGGCCCCACCGTTGCCGGGCTGCAAGTGCGGCGATGTGCTCAAGGGCAAGATCCGCCCCGACGAGTGCCCCCTGTTCAAGAAGCGCTGCACGCCTGCCACGCCGGTCGGCCCCTGCATGGTTTCCACCGAGGGCAGCTGCGCCGCCTACTTCAAATACCATATCGAGAGCTGA